The following are encoded together in the Salinibacter grassmerensis genome:
- a CDS encoding TolC family protein: MVVLLPVRGIAQPAPAADEDTSAVLSLSLDETLARAQEESFPGRSADATRRAATARKRQSLGVFLPRITAREQGLFTTDPVNAFGSKLRQERFTQQDFQVGALNTPDRVDQFGTKLEVEQPILNLDGIFERRAASDAARAAGHQAERTEAVVAFRVKKGYYGLLLAERRVGVIDSALAAARANRDQAQALFDEGVINQADRLAAAVRVSELESQRSEAVARRDNAADRLRLLIGLEDAVRIAPTDSLTRESALVGDVSLEAVNQRRSDMQALRAQAEAAREKTRSRWLAFVPTLNARGTTGWYDDTPLGTNGQSWTAGVSLSWSLFEGFQQIGQAQEAEAQRQRAEIALEQQALENDVEITSARRDLRAAQERIDQAQTAVAQAEESLRIRADRYAQGMARTTDLLQAEATLAERRLAYLRALYQHNITVYRLELLTEQSMTR, translated from the coding sequence ATGGTTGTGCTTCTCCCTGTTCGTGGGATAGCGCAGCCGGCGCCAGCCGCCGACGAGGACACATCCGCCGTTTTGTCTCTGTCGCTGGACGAGACGCTGGCCCGGGCGCAGGAGGAGAGCTTCCCGGGCCGTTCGGCAGACGCGACCCGCCGCGCCGCAACGGCCCGCAAGCGGCAGTCGCTCGGCGTCTTTCTTCCCCGGATCACTGCACGCGAGCAGGGGCTCTTCACGACCGACCCCGTCAATGCCTTCGGCAGCAAGCTGCGACAAGAGCGCTTTACACAGCAGGACTTTCAGGTAGGTGCCCTCAACACACCGGACCGTGTGGACCAGTTCGGCACGAAGTTGGAGGTCGAGCAGCCGATTCTGAACCTCGACGGCATCTTTGAGCGGCGCGCAGCGTCCGACGCGGCCCGCGCCGCCGGCCACCAGGCCGAGCGCACGGAGGCCGTCGTCGCGTTCCGGGTGAAGAAGGGCTACTACGGGCTGCTGCTGGCCGAACGGCGGGTGGGCGTGATCGACTCGGCCCTCGCCGCCGCCCGTGCCAACCGTGATCAGGCACAGGCCCTCTTCGACGAGGGCGTCATCAACCAGGCCGACCGGCTGGCGGCCGCGGTGCGCGTTTCAGAATTGGAAAGCCAGCGCAGCGAGGCGGTCGCCCGACGCGACAACGCTGCCGATCGATTGCGGCTTCTCATTGGGCTGGAAGACGCCGTGCGCATCGCGCCCACCGACTCGCTAACGCGCGAATCCGCCCTGGTGGGCGACGTGTCGCTCGAGGCCGTCAACCAGCGACGCTCCGACATGCAAGCCCTGCGCGCACAGGCCGAGGCGGCCCGTGAGAAGACCCGGTCCCGGTGGCTTGCCTTCGTGCCCACCCTGAACGCTCGCGGCACTACGGGCTGGTACGACGACACGCCCCTCGGCACCAATGGACAGAGCTGGACGGCCGGCGTCTCGCTGTCGTGGAGCCTGTTCGAGGGGTTCCAGCAAATTGGGCAGGCCCAGGAGGCCGAGGCGCAGCGGCAACGTGCAGAGATTGCCCTGGAGCAGCAGGCCCTTGAGAACGACGTCGAGATTACGTCTGCTCGGCGCGACCTGCGGGCCGCCCAGGAGCGCATCGACCAGGCCCAGACGGCCGTGGCCCAGGCGGAAGAAAGCCTGCGCATCCGGGCCGACCGCTACGCTCAGGGTATGGCCCGCACCACGGATCTGCTCCAGGCCGAGGCCACCCTCGCCGAGCGACGCCTCGCCTACCTTCGGGCCCTCTACCAGCACAACATCACGG
- a CDS encoding YgaP family membrane protein, with translation MTHNMGSLDRLFRALAALSVGMLYATGVLGGTTALVLGAGAVAFLLTSFVGTCPLYFPLGLSTRREQRS, from the coding sequence ATGACGCACAACATGGGATCCCTCGACCGACTCTTCCGAGCCCTCGCCGCCCTTTCGGTAGGGATGCTGTACGCCACCGGCGTCCTCGGTGGCACCACGGCACTCGTTCTCGGCGCTGGGGCCGTGGCGTTTCTCCTGACGAGTTTCGTCGGAACGTGTCCCTTGTACTTCCCCCTCGGCCTCTCGACGCGGCGTGAGCAGCGCAGCTGA
- a CDS encoding NUDIX hydrolase translates to MAFSLSSLAPRLAERLGGPLPGHEAHLRMAPRYPARQADLSVDTRDCREAGVLVLLRPDDAAPCVVLTVRRDHLPDHAGQISFPGGRREPDESLSGTALREAEEEIDLSPASVDVLGALTPLFIPPSNFCVHPFVGHAPSTASLRPTDAEVGRILRVPLAHLLDPATRTTETRPLNGADVDVPYYDVAGHTVWGATAMMLAEFLAVVRDATGAAE, encoded by the coding sequence ATGGCCTTCTCGCTCTCCAGTCTTGCGCCCCGCCTTGCCGAACGCCTGGGCGGCCCGCTGCCGGGCCATGAGGCCCACCTCCGCATGGCGCCCCGGTATCCGGCCCGGCAGGCCGACCTCTCGGTGGACACGCGAGACTGTCGGGAGGCCGGGGTGCTGGTGCTCTTGCGTCCAGACGACGCGGCCCCCTGTGTGGTGCTGACGGTCCGGCGCGACCATCTTCCCGACCATGCCGGTCAAATTTCGTTTCCGGGGGGCCGGCGGGAACCCGACGAGTCGCTCTCGGGCACGGCCCTGCGGGAGGCGGAGGAAGAGATTGATCTGTCCCCGGCCTCCGTAGACGTGCTCGGCGCCCTGACGCCGCTCTTCATCCCGCCCTCCAACTTTTGCGTGCACCCGTTCGTGGGCCACGCTCCGTCCACCGCGTCCCTTCGCCCCACCGACGCGGAGGTTGGGCGGATTCTTCGGGTCCCCCTCGCTCATCTTCTGGACCCGGCCACCCGCACGACCGAGACGCGCCCCCTCAACGGGGCGGACGTGGACGTGCCGTACTACGACGTGGCCGGCCACACCGTGTGGGGGGCCACCGCCATGATGCTGGCCGAGTTCCTGGCCGTGGTGCGTGACGCGACGGGGGCGGCCGAGTAG
- a CDS encoding NAD(P)/FAD-dependent oxidoreductase: protein MDRSPMTEPLHIVLVGGGHAMLPSLAHAQDWTDAGIKVTLIDPQRWLYYSGMVPEHLGGVYAVDDIRVDLRRLAHRAGATHVTARATALDPEARVVTTDEGETIPYDVLAIDVGGVNPALPDAAVGTKPIYRIRALSPHLKQVLDAPTETLGLTIVGGGAAGVEVALNITGRFAGAGRTADLSLTVVEQSGRILPGFPEGMRAYAARLLRERGATIRTATTVGQVRGADGDRTQVDMRTGTGEHDTVHPDAVLWSTGAVAPPLLRESGLSTDERGFLHTTRRLRTPTHPRIFAAGDCGTIPELNLDKVGVHAVKQGPDLRTNLDTTLRRLAEDGSAPVASALTAFRPYPVAPLVLSTGARRAIWTAGPLWMARSWFLRLKHWVDRRWIQRYAPEQWGAAGWRSLVAAEAASDPDGNE from the coding sequence ATGGATCGCAGTCCGATGACCGAGCCGTTGCATATCGTTCTTGTCGGGGGAGGGCACGCCATGCTGCCCAGTCTCGCCCACGCCCAGGACTGGACCGATGCAGGGATCAAAGTGACCCTCATCGATCCCCAACGCTGGCTCTACTACTCGGGCATGGTGCCGGAGCACCTGGGCGGGGTGTACGCGGTCGACGATATTCGCGTTGATCTGCGAAGGCTGGCCCATAGGGCAGGTGCCACGCACGTGACGGCGCGGGCCACCGCCCTCGACCCGGAGGCCCGCGTGGTCACGACGGATGAGGGGGAGACCATCCCCTACGACGTGCTGGCGATCGATGTCGGAGGGGTGAACCCGGCCCTGCCCGACGCTGCGGTGGGCACGAAGCCGATCTATCGCATCCGCGCCCTCAGTCCTCACTTGAAACAGGTGCTCGACGCCCCGACGGAGACCCTGGGCCTGACGATCGTGGGGGGCGGTGCGGCCGGAGTAGAGGTGGCCCTCAACATCACGGGACGGTTCGCCGGGGCCGGCCGGACGGCGGATCTCTCGCTGACGGTTGTTGAGCAGTCGGGGAGGATTCTGCCGGGATTTCCCGAAGGCATGCGCGCCTACGCAGCCCGGCTGCTCCGAGAACGAGGCGCGACCATCCGGACGGCGACGACGGTCGGCCAGGTCCGCGGAGCTGATGGAGACCGCACGCAGGTAGACATGCGGACGGGCACGGGCGAACACGACACGGTCCACCCCGACGCGGTGCTCTGGAGCACCGGGGCCGTCGCACCGCCCCTGCTCCGTGAAAGCGGGCTGTCGACGGACGAGCGAGGCTTTCTGCACACAACCCGTCGCCTGCGCACCCCCACCCATCCCCGCATCTTCGCCGCCGGCGATTGCGGGACCATTCCGGAGTTGAATCTGGACAAGGTGGGCGTGCACGCCGTGAAGCAGGGGCCGGATCTCCGGACGAATCTCGACACCACCCTGCGTCGGCTCGCCGAGGACGGCTCGGCCCCGGTCGCGTCGGCCCTGACCGCCTTTCGCCCGTACCCAGTCGCGCCGCTGGTGCTCTCAACCGGAGCGCGCCGTGCCATCTGGACGGCGGGCCCCCTGTGGATGGCCCGCTCGTGGTTCCTTCGGCTCAAGCACTGGGTCGACCGGCGGTGGATTCAGCGCTACGCGCCGGAGCAGTGGGGGGCAGCGGGCTGGCGCTCGCTGGTGGCGGCCGAGGCGGCATCGGATCCCGACGGCAACGAATAG
- the icd gene encoding isocitrate dehydrogenase (NADP(+)) — protein MSTSGERITREGDALHVPDVPVIPYIEGDGVGADIWAATRPVFDAAVETAYDGERAVEWTEVLAGEKAKEHTGELLPENTVETIREHRVAIKGPLTTPVGAGFRSLNVALRQKLDLYANVRPTYYIDGVPSPMKNPEQMDMVTFRENTEDVYAGIEWEAETEGAEQVRAFVEEQMGFDDTIHDGPVGIGIKPITEFGTKRLVREAIDYALESDGHQFVTLVHKGNIMKFTEGAFRDWGYEVAESEYGDEVITEDTLWEERDGDPPEDAVVVNDRIADNMLQQVQTRTDQYDVLAMPNLNGDYLSDACGAQIGGLGVAPGANFGDAACLAEPVHGSANKYAGQDKVNPSALILSGRLMFEYMGWEEASEVILEGLAKTIQQKRVTYDFERNLEDAELLKCSEFGQAVVDNMG, from the coding sequence ATGAGCACCTCCGGCGAACGCATCACACGAGAGGGCGACGCCCTTCACGTCCCCGACGTCCCCGTTATCCCTTACATCGAAGGCGACGGCGTGGGGGCCGACATCTGGGCCGCGACCCGTCCGGTGTTCGACGCCGCCGTGGAGACGGCCTACGACGGCGAGCGCGCCGTCGAGTGGACCGAAGTCTTGGCCGGCGAGAAGGCCAAGGAGCACACCGGTGAGCTTCTCCCCGAAAACACAGTGGAGACCATCCGCGAGCACCGCGTCGCCATCAAGGGCCCCCTCACGACCCCCGTGGGCGCCGGCTTCCGGTCGCTGAACGTCGCCCTGCGCCAGAAGCTGGACCTCTACGCCAACGTCCGCCCTACCTACTACATCGACGGCGTGCCCTCGCCGATGAAAAATCCGGAGCAGATGGACATGGTCACGTTCCGGGAAAACACCGAGGACGTGTACGCCGGCATCGAGTGGGAGGCCGAGACCGAGGGCGCAGAGCAGGTTCGAGCATTCGTCGAGGAGCAGATGGGCTTCGACGACACCATCCACGATGGCCCGGTCGGGATCGGGATCAAGCCGATCACGGAGTTCGGAACCAAGCGACTCGTCCGCGAGGCTATCGACTACGCCCTGGAGTCCGACGGGCACCAGTTTGTCACCCTCGTCCACAAGGGCAACATCATGAAGTTTACCGAGGGCGCCTTCCGCGACTGGGGCTACGAGGTGGCCGAGTCGGAGTACGGCGACGAGGTGATCACCGAAGACACGCTCTGGGAGGAGCGCGACGGCGACCCGCCCGAGGATGCGGTCGTGGTCAACGACCGGATCGCCGACAACATGCTGCAGCAGGTGCAGACGCGGACCGACCAGTACGACGTGCTGGCGATGCCGAACCTCAACGGCGACTACCTGTCGGACGCCTGCGGGGCCCAGATTGGCGGCCTCGGCGTGGCGCCGGGCGCCAACTTCGGCGACGCCGCCTGCCTGGCCGAGCCCGTTCACGGCTCCGCCAACAAATACGCCGGCCAGGACAAGGTCAACCCGTCCGCACTCATTCTTTCGGGCCGCCTCATGTTCGAGTACATGGGCTGGGAGGAGGCCTCCGAGGTCATTCTCGAGGGCCTGGCGAAAACGATCCAGCAGAAGCGCGTGACGTACGACTTCGAGCGCAACCTGGAGGATGCCGAGCTGCTCAAGTGCAGCGAGTTCGGGCAGGCCGTGGTGGACAACATGGGATAA
- a CDS encoding TetR/AcrR family transcriptional regulator yields MTKRDDICEAALTLFAENGIEATTTREIAEHAGAAEGTLYRHFDGKADLAQWLYRRCLSQLRDTLTDADEETSTPTERLEALVRGVFDFYSSRPASCTYLLSARKSGVVGTNGNDAPPSPIRLFASVLDEGTQQGVFRETSSLLVAGWILAMVQRTVLFLKTDTLPLRTQDAIDQTVDAARRLAMGRPG; encoded by the coding sequence ATGACCAAGCGAGACGACATTTGCGAGGCCGCCCTCACCCTCTTTGCCGAGAACGGCATCGAGGCCACTACGACTCGTGAAATTGCGGAGCACGCCGGGGCGGCCGAAGGCACGCTCTACCGCCATTTTGACGGAAAGGCCGACCTTGCTCAGTGGCTCTACCGGCGCTGCCTGAGTCAGCTTCGCGACACCCTCACGGACGCCGACGAGGAAACGTCCACCCCGACCGAGCGGCTGGAGGCCCTCGTGCGCGGGGTGTTCGATTTTTATTCCTCCCGGCCCGCTTCGTGCACCTACTTGCTCTCGGCCCGGAAGTCGGGCGTCGTGGGCACGAACGGGAATGACGCTCCACCCTCCCCGATCCGGCTGTTTGCCAGTGTGCTCGACGAGGGTACGCAACAGGGCGTCTTTCGGGAGACGTCTTCCCTTCTCGTCGCCGGGTGGATTCTCGCGATGGTTCAGCGTACTGTCCTCTTCTTAAAGACCGATACCCTTCCTTTGCGCACACAGGACGCGATCGACCAGACAGTCGATGCGGCCCGCCGACTGGCGATGGGCCGACCAGGCTGA